A single region of the Hylaeus volcanicus isolate JK05 chromosome 5, UHH_iyHylVolc1.0_haploid, whole genome shotgun sequence genome encodes:
- the LOC128877613 gene encoding 1-phosphatidylinositol 4,5-bisphosphate phosphodiesterase classes I and II isoform X1 — MAGNKATGSVLQFRPVEVSQQLQDGEKFVKWDEDSGIATPVTLRVDKLGFYLHWVDQHNEMEMLDIAIIRDTRTGKYAKVPKDPKLKSLVTMGSQDSLEEKTVTICYGSDFVNMNFINFCTTRAEIAQHWTEQIFQLAYNLTLLNTSTTMFLQKAHTKLTLTADKSEKIPVKNIIKMFAQNKDDRKRVEKALDISGFPSGKNDVISLQKFQFEDFFNFYKSLTQRSDVEKVFESIVGNNKRRLMSVTQFVDFLNKTQRDPRLNEILYPYANEARAKDIISQYEPNKCNANRGQLSFDGFLRYLMSEDNPIVAVTKLELSDDMDQPLAHYFINSSHNTYLTGHQITGKSSVEIYRQCLLAGCRCVELDFWNGKFDEPVIVHGYTFVPEIYARDVIEAIAESAFKTSEYPVILSFENHCNPRQQAKIAQYCRELFGEMLLDAPLESHQLEPGQELPPPNLLKRKIIIKNKKKHHHHHKKHKKKQQTPAADSEEGAEENEDNGVVNQAAEGENGPADVPNAEDENNDQQIGNGDISHPPMLQQRQGSKDSAQDDDEDEEESSTEEEESNVEDIKLRMGDKVPAPDKAASAKETEAGAEISALVNYVQPVHFYSFESAEKKNRMYEMSSFDEKQATTLLKERPLEFVNYNKHQLSRVYPAGTRFDSSNFMPQVFWNAGCQLVALNYQTLDLAMQLNLGTFEYNQRCGYLLKPEFMRRRDRRLDPFAESTVDGIIAGTVHIHVISAQFLTDKRVGTYVEVDMYGLPADTVRKKFRTKIVPNNGINPVYDEEPFVFKKVVLPELAAIRIAAYEESGRLIGHRVVPVVGLCPGYRHVALRTECGQPLPLASLFLHVIVKDYVPDGLSELAEALSNPIKYQSEVDKREKQLSVLTDCLEDPSEEVDDKPKISEGASSSKPPEETVKAKRLQSVGELPLLAPTSTNVHGRPSIAGLNTSDTQEAEEGAPTPTAPVVDSSANKSPVNASSASDEIVAESLEKLMENKLVREKKMELEKKLESLRKKHEKEKMRVQSQKGSIDGEKHKSKFYVSHKLVKRLSSRNIFSSEVGLSTLALAETSECPDLENREGNGGAPKGIPRSQSERLLAVCKAHVQQERELQEKYYENLFVTVEKVMKTSQSNQIKTLRVLLERETADVMRKLQATRHGEVKQLAKVHKDKAELDRMKREVAKSTVEKGVNECTRLAKIYEKKRTELERQHEEVKQRLEEERAKVKASLMAEYSSRCSKYESGELSLSPSGGTSMPESLSGNTY, encoded by the exons ATGGCAGGTAACAAGGCTACAGGTAGCGTCCTGCAATTCAGACCTGTCGAGGTCTCTCAGCAGTTGCAGGATGGAGAAAAATTTGTCAAGTGGGACGAG GACTCCGGTATAGCTACTCCTGTAACATTGAGAGTAGACAAGCTTGGATTTTACCTGCACTGGGTAGATCAGCACAATGAAATGGAAATGTTGGATATTGCTATAATAAGGGATACTCGAACTGGAAAATATGCTAAAGTACCAAAg GATCCTAAATTGAAATCTCTGGTGACGATGGGCTCTCAAGACTCTTTAGAGGAAAAGACAGTAACAATTTGTTATGGATCTGATTTTGTCAACATGAATTTCATCAACTTTTGTACGACACGCGCGGAAATCGCTCAGCATTGGACAGAGCAAATTTTTCAGCTTGCGTATAATTTAACACTGCTCAATACCAGCACAACCATGTTCTTGCAGAAAGCACACACCAAACTTACACTTACAGCAGATAAATCGGAAAAGATTCCTGTGAAGAA cataataaaaatgtttgcacAAAATAAAGATGATCGCAAGCGTGTCGAGAAAGCACTGGATATTTCGGGTTTTCCATCTGGAAAA aatgacGTAAtatcgttgcaaaaatttcaattcgaagaCTTCTTCAACTTTTATAAGTCACTTACTCAGCGGTCGGACGTTGAGAAAGTTTTCGAAAGCATCGTAGGCAATAACAAACGTAGATTAATGTCCGTTACACAGTTTGTTGACTTTTTGAACAAAACGCAAAGGGATCCACGCCTGAACGAAATATTGTATCCGTACGCAAACGAGGCGAGAGCAAAAGATATTATAAGTCAATACGAACCAAATAAATGTAATGCGAATCGAGGCCAGTTGAGTTTCGATGGTTTCCTGAGGTACTTGATGAGCGAGGATAATCCAATCGTTGCTGTCACAAAACTCGAATTATCGGATGATATGGACCAACCGCTTGCGCATTACTTCATAAATTCTAGTCACAATACATACTTAACAG gGCATCAAATCACCGGAAAGAGTTCCGTAGAAATATATCGTCAATGTTTGCTCGCCGGCTGTCGATGCGTGGAATTGGATTTTTGGAATGGAAAATTTGACGAACCCGTCATTGTTCATGG ATATACATTTGTACCTGAAATTTATGCGCGAGACGTAATCGAAGCGATTGCCGAAAGCGCTTTCAAAACGTCGGAATATCCTGTCATTCTTAGCTTTGAAAATCATTGTAATCCAAGGCAGCAAGCTAAAATAGCTCAGTATTGCAGAGAATTGTTCGGTGAAATGTTACTCGACGCACCACTCGAATCTCATCAG TTGGAGCCTGGTCAAGAATTACCACCTCCCAATTTGCTGAAACGTAAGattataattaagaataaaaagaagcaCCATCATCATCACAAGAAGCACAAAAAGAAGCAGCAAACGCCAGCAGCGGACTCCGAGGAGGGAGCTGAAGAAAACGAAGACAACGGTGTAGTAAATCAAGCTGCTGAAGGTGAAAACGGTCCAGCGGACGTTCCCAACGCTGAAGATGAGAATAACGATCAGCAAATCGGGAACGGAGATATCTCGCATCCCCCGATGTTGCAACAACGACAGGGCAGCAAAGACAGTGCTCAAGATGACGATG AAGACGAAGAGGAATCGAGCACAGAAGAGGAGGAATCGAATGTCGAGGATATCAAATTAAGAATGGGGGATAAAGTGCCTGCGCCTGATAAAGCAGCTAGTGCTAAAGAAACGGAAGCTGGAGCGGAGATTTCAGCATTAGTCAATTACGTGCAGCCTGTTCATTTTTACAGTTTCGAGTCGGCCGAAA AAAAAAATCGTATGTACGAGATGTCGTCATTCGACGAGAAACAAGCTACGACTCTATTAAAGGAAAGGCCAttagaatttgtaaattacaaCAAGCATCAGTTGTCCAGAGTATATCCAGCAGGCACACGTTTTGACTCCAGTAACTTTATGCCCCAAGTATTTTGGAATGCAGGCTGTCAGCTGGTCGCATTAAATTATCAAACGCTCG ATCTCGCGATGCAATTGAATTTGGGTACTTTCGAGTACAATCAGCGTTGCGGATACCTTTTGAAACCGGAATTTATGAGAAGGCGAGATCGACGATTGGATCCGTTCGCTGAATCGACAGTAGACGGTATCATAGCTGGTACGGTTCACATACATGTGATATCAGCTCAGTTTTTAACTGACAAAAGAGTGGGTACTTACGTCGAGGTAGACATGTACGGTTTACCAGCTGACACAGTGAGAAAGAAATTCCGCACGAAAATTGTTCCGAACAATGGCATCAATCCTGTATACGACGAAGAACCCTTCGTATTTAAAAAG GTAGTGTTACCTGAACTCGCAGCGATCAGGATCGCCGCGTACGAGGAGTCGGGACGTTTGATCGGTCACAGGGTGGTGCCAGTAGTTGGTTTGTGTCCAGGATATCGACACGTTGCACTCAGAACAGAGTGCGGCCAACCGTTGCCGTTGGCAAGCCTGTTTCTACACGTTATAGTGAAGGACTACGTTCCAGACGGTTTGAGCGAACTCGCTGAAGCCCTGTCGAATCCGattaaatatcaaagtgaAGTTGATAAAAGGGAAAAGCAATTGTCTGTTCTTACGGATTGCTTGGAAGACCCGTCGGAAGAAGTTGAT GATAAGCCGAAAATTAGCGAAGGAGCAAGTTCCTCTAAGCCGCCT gaGGAAACTGTTAAAGCGAAGAGGTTGCAATCCGTGGGCGAGTTGCCATTGCTTGCTCCAACTTCTACCAACGTGCATGGTAGACCATCGATTGCAGGCTTGAATACTTCCGATACTCAAGAAGCTGAAGAGGGAGCGCCAACCCCCACGGCTCCAGTAGTAGATTCTTCTGCGAATAAAAGCCCAGTTAACGCCAGCAGCG CGAGCGACGAGATAGTGGCGGAATCTCTAGAGAAATTAATGGAGAACAAGCTCGTCAGAGAGAAGAAGATGGAGCTGGAGAAGAAGCTCGAATCACTACGGAAGAAGCACGAAAAAGAGAAGATGAGGGTTCAGTCGCAGAAGGGCTCCATCGACGGTGAAAAGCACAAGTCGAAATTTTACGTGAGTCATAAACTGGTGAAGCGACTGTCGAGCAGAAATAT CTTCTCCAGCGAAGTGGGTTTGAGTACGTTAGCTCTGGCGGAGACGTCCGAGTGTCCAGATCTGGAGAACCGCGAAGGAAACGGGGGAGCACCGAAGGGAATACCCAGAAGTCAAAGCGAACGTTTACTGGCTGTGTGCAAGGCTCACGTTCAACAGGAACGCGAGCTCCAAGAGAAGTATTACGAAAACCTGTTCGTTACTGTGGAAAAAGTGATGAAAACCTCTCAGTCCAATCAAATAAAGACATTGAGAGTGCTTTTGGAGCGGGAGACTGCAGACGTTATGAGAAAACTTCAGGCTACGAGGCACGGAGAG GTGAAACAGTTGGCAAAGGTCCACAAAGATAAAGCGGAATTAGATCGTATGAAGAGAGAGGTCGCGAAATCAACTGTCGAGAAGGGAGTGAACGAGTGCACACGATTGGCTAAAATTTACGAGAAGAAGCGCACAGAGCTTGAACGGCAACACGAAGAGGTCAAGCAGAGGCTCGAAGAGGAAAGGGCCAAG GTGAAAGCATCCTTGATGGCGGAGTACAGCAGTCGATGTAGCAAGTACGAGAGCGGTGAGTTGTCTTTGTCGCCATCCGGTGGTACCAGTATGCCGGAATCGCTCAGTGGGAATACATATTGA
- the LOC128877617 gene encoding juvenile hormone acid O-methyltransferase, producing the protein MNMVEEYVNTSKLQYQDAIDIIDEFHKEISETRGKCIDVGCGPGDVTKNLLLPKLPSGVEVVGSDISKSMIEYARQKYQGEKRLSFTCLDIQTEELPNEHVEQYHGLFSFFCFHWCQNMGRTFENVWKMLRPGGTALAMFLASTEVFNAYEKLHKNPRYKPYMQDVDRFVPYFHRCKDPRAAFRKILEDIGFEILHCSRRDRTFIFRNSQSLKDFMIPITPFVSRIPDQELQNEFMDALMREITVMKIQFSDEDYSDQRELGILGRYQLLVAYIKKPCDVR; encoded by the exons ATGAACATGGTCGAGGAGTACGTCAACACCAGCAAGCTCCAGTACCAAGATGCGATCGACATCATCGACGAGTTCCATAAAGAGATATCGGAGACTAGGGGCAAGTGCATCGACGTTGGATGCGGACCTGGAGACGTCACCAAGAACTTGCTCTTACCGAAATTACCGTCTGGAGTGGAGGTAGTTG GTTCGGACATATCAAAATCGATGATCGAGTACGCGCGACAGAAGTATCAAGGCGAGAAGCGATTATCGTTCACGTGTTTGGACATTCAGACCGAAGAATTGCCAAACGAGCACGTCGAACAGTACCATGGCTTGTTCTCCTTCTTCTGTTTCCACTGGTGCCAGAACATGGG GCGAACCTTCGAGAACGTGTGGAAGATGCTACGTCCAGGTGGGACAGCCTTGGCCATGTTCCTAGCTTCCACCGAAGTTTTCAACGCTTACGAGAAGCTACACAAGAACCCACGATACAAACCATACATGCAG GACGTGGATCGTTTCGTGCCTTACTTCCATCGTTGCAAGGATCCCAGGGCTGCCTTTAGGAAGATCCTGGAAGACATTGGTTTCGAAATCCTGCATTGCAGCAGGAGAGACAGAACCTTCATTTTCCGAAACTCGCAGTCACTGAAAG ATTTCATGATCCCCATCACGCCCTTCGTTTCGCGGATCCCCGATCAAGAGCttcaaaatgaattcatgGATGCGTTGATGCGTGAAATAACGGTCATGAAGATTCAGTTCTCGGACGAAGACTACAGCGATCAGCGAGAACTGGGTATTCTGGGCAGATACCAGCTTCTGGTCGCGTACATTAAAAAACCTTGCGACGTGCGCTGA
- the LOC128877613 gene encoding 1-phosphatidylinositol 4,5-bisphosphate phosphodiesterase classes I and II isoform X2, with translation MAGNKATGSVLQFRPVEVSQQLQDGEKFVKWDEDSGIATPVTLRVDKLGFYLHWVDQHNEMEMLDIAIIRDTRTGKYAKVPKDPKLKSLVTMGSQDSLEEKTVTICYGSDFVNMNFINFCTTRAEIAQHWTEQIFQLAYNLTLLNTSTTMFLQKAHTKLTLTADKSEKIPVKNIIKMFAQNKDDRKRVEKALDISGFPSGKNDVISLQKFQFEDFFNFYKSLTQRSDVEKVFESIVGNNKRRLMSVTQFVDFLNKTQRDPRLNEILYPYANEARAKDIISQYEPNKCNANRGQLSFDGFLRYLMSEDNPIVAVTKLELSDDMDQPLAHYFINSSHNTYLTGHQITGKSSVEIYRQCLLAGCRCVELDFWNGKFDEPVIVHGYTFVPEIYARDVIEAIAESAFKTSEYPVILSFENHCNPRQQAKIAQYCRELFGEMLLDAPLESHQLEPGQELPPPNLLKRKIIIKNKKKHHHHHKKHKKKQQTPAADSEEGAEENEDNGVVNQAAEGENGPADVPNAEDENNDQQIGNGDISHPPMLQQRQGSKDSAQDDDEDEEESSTEEEESNVEDIKLRMGDKVPAPDKAASAKETEAGAEISALVNYVQPVHFYSFESAEKKNRMYEMSSFDEKQATTLLKERPLEFVNYNKHQLSRVYPAGTRFDSSNFMPQVFWNAGCQLVALNYQTLDLAMQLNLGTFEYNQRCGYLLKPEFMRRRDRRLDPFAESTVDGIIAGTVHIHVISAQFLTDKRVGTYVEVDMYGLPADTVRKKFRTKIVPNNGINPVYDEEPFVFKKVVLPELAAIRIAAYEESGRLIGHRVVPVVGLCPGYRHVALRTECGQPLPLASLFLHVIVKDYVPDGLSELAEALSNPIKYQSEVDKREKQLSVLTDCLEDPSEEVDEETVKAKRLQSVGELPLLAPTSTNVHGRPSIAGLNTSDTQEAEEGAPTPTAPVVDSSANKSPVNASSASDEIVAESLEKLMENKLVREKKMELEKKLESLRKKHEKEKMRVQSQKGSIDGEKHKSKFYVSHKLVKRLSSRNIFSSEVGLSTLALAETSECPDLENREGNGGAPKGIPRSQSERLLAVCKAHVQQERELQEKYYENLFVTVEKVMKTSQSNQIKTLRVLLERETADVMRKLQATRHGEVKQLAKVHKDKAELDRMKREVAKSTVEKGVNECTRLAKIYEKKRTELERQHEEVKQRLEEERAKVKASLMAEYSSRCSKYESGELSLSPSGGTSMPESLSGNTY, from the exons ATGGCAGGTAACAAGGCTACAGGTAGCGTCCTGCAATTCAGACCTGTCGAGGTCTCTCAGCAGTTGCAGGATGGAGAAAAATTTGTCAAGTGGGACGAG GACTCCGGTATAGCTACTCCTGTAACATTGAGAGTAGACAAGCTTGGATTTTACCTGCACTGGGTAGATCAGCACAATGAAATGGAAATGTTGGATATTGCTATAATAAGGGATACTCGAACTGGAAAATATGCTAAAGTACCAAAg GATCCTAAATTGAAATCTCTGGTGACGATGGGCTCTCAAGACTCTTTAGAGGAAAAGACAGTAACAATTTGTTATGGATCTGATTTTGTCAACATGAATTTCATCAACTTTTGTACGACACGCGCGGAAATCGCTCAGCATTGGACAGAGCAAATTTTTCAGCTTGCGTATAATTTAACACTGCTCAATACCAGCACAACCATGTTCTTGCAGAAAGCACACACCAAACTTACACTTACAGCAGATAAATCGGAAAAGATTCCTGTGAAGAA cataataaaaatgtttgcacAAAATAAAGATGATCGCAAGCGTGTCGAGAAAGCACTGGATATTTCGGGTTTTCCATCTGGAAAA aatgacGTAAtatcgttgcaaaaatttcaattcgaagaCTTCTTCAACTTTTATAAGTCACTTACTCAGCGGTCGGACGTTGAGAAAGTTTTCGAAAGCATCGTAGGCAATAACAAACGTAGATTAATGTCCGTTACACAGTTTGTTGACTTTTTGAACAAAACGCAAAGGGATCCACGCCTGAACGAAATATTGTATCCGTACGCAAACGAGGCGAGAGCAAAAGATATTATAAGTCAATACGAACCAAATAAATGTAATGCGAATCGAGGCCAGTTGAGTTTCGATGGTTTCCTGAGGTACTTGATGAGCGAGGATAATCCAATCGTTGCTGTCACAAAACTCGAATTATCGGATGATATGGACCAACCGCTTGCGCATTACTTCATAAATTCTAGTCACAATACATACTTAACAG gGCATCAAATCACCGGAAAGAGTTCCGTAGAAATATATCGTCAATGTTTGCTCGCCGGCTGTCGATGCGTGGAATTGGATTTTTGGAATGGAAAATTTGACGAACCCGTCATTGTTCATGG ATATACATTTGTACCTGAAATTTATGCGCGAGACGTAATCGAAGCGATTGCCGAAAGCGCTTTCAAAACGTCGGAATATCCTGTCATTCTTAGCTTTGAAAATCATTGTAATCCAAGGCAGCAAGCTAAAATAGCTCAGTATTGCAGAGAATTGTTCGGTGAAATGTTACTCGACGCACCACTCGAATCTCATCAG TTGGAGCCTGGTCAAGAATTACCACCTCCCAATTTGCTGAAACGTAAGattataattaagaataaaaagaagcaCCATCATCATCACAAGAAGCACAAAAAGAAGCAGCAAACGCCAGCAGCGGACTCCGAGGAGGGAGCTGAAGAAAACGAAGACAACGGTGTAGTAAATCAAGCTGCTGAAGGTGAAAACGGTCCAGCGGACGTTCCCAACGCTGAAGATGAGAATAACGATCAGCAAATCGGGAACGGAGATATCTCGCATCCCCCGATGTTGCAACAACGACAGGGCAGCAAAGACAGTGCTCAAGATGACGATG AAGACGAAGAGGAATCGAGCACAGAAGAGGAGGAATCGAATGTCGAGGATATCAAATTAAGAATGGGGGATAAAGTGCCTGCGCCTGATAAAGCAGCTAGTGCTAAAGAAACGGAAGCTGGAGCGGAGATTTCAGCATTAGTCAATTACGTGCAGCCTGTTCATTTTTACAGTTTCGAGTCGGCCGAAA AAAAAAATCGTATGTACGAGATGTCGTCATTCGACGAGAAACAAGCTACGACTCTATTAAAGGAAAGGCCAttagaatttgtaaattacaaCAAGCATCAGTTGTCCAGAGTATATCCAGCAGGCACACGTTTTGACTCCAGTAACTTTATGCCCCAAGTATTTTGGAATGCAGGCTGTCAGCTGGTCGCATTAAATTATCAAACGCTCG ATCTCGCGATGCAATTGAATTTGGGTACTTTCGAGTACAATCAGCGTTGCGGATACCTTTTGAAACCGGAATTTATGAGAAGGCGAGATCGACGATTGGATCCGTTCGCTGAATCGACAGTAGACGGTATCATAGCTGGTACGGTTCACATACATGTGATATCAGCTCAGTTTTTAACTGACAAAAGAGTGGGTACTTACGTCGAGGTAGACATGTACGGTTTACCAGCTGACACAGTGAGAAAGAAATTCCGCACGAAAATTGTTCCGAACAATGGCATCAATCCTGTATACGACGAAGAACCCTTCGTATTTAAAAAG GTAGTGTTACCTGAACTCGCAGCGATCAGGATCGCCGCGTACGAGGAGTCGGGACGTTTGATCGGTCACAGGGTGGTGCCAGTAGTTGGTTTGTGTCCAGGATATCGACACGTTGCACTCAGAACAGAGTGCGGCCAACCGTTGCCGTTGGCAAGCCTGTTTCTACACGTTATAGTGAAGGACTACGTTCCAGACGGTTTGAGCGAACTCGCTGAAGCCCTGTCGAATCCGattaaatatcaaagtgaAGTTGATAAAAGGGAAAAGCAATTGTCTGTTCTTACGGATTGCTTGGAAGACCCGTCGGAAGAAGTTGAT gaGGAAACTGTTAAAGCGAAGAGGTTGCAATCCGTGGGCGAGTTGCCATTGCTTGCTCCAACTTCTACCAACGTGCATGGTAGACCATCGATTGCAGGCTTGAATACTTCCGATACTCAAGAAGCTGAAGAGGGAGCGCCAACCCCCACGGCTCCAGTAGTAGATTCTTCTGCGAATAAAAGCCCAGTTAACGCCAGCAGCG CGAGCGACGAGATAGTGGCGGAATCTCTAGAGAAATTAATGGAGAACAAGCTCGTCAGAGAGAAGAAGATGGAGCTGGAGAAGAAGCTCGAATCACTACGGAAGAAGCACGAAAAAGAGAAGATGAGGGTTCAGTCGCAGAAGGGCTCCATCGACGGTGAAAAGCACAAGTCGAAATTTTACGTGAGTCATAAACTGGTGAAGCGACTGTCGAGCAGAAATAT CTTCTCCAGCGAAGTGGGTTTGAGTACGTTAGCTCTGGCGGAGACGTCCGAGTGTCCAGATCTGGAGAACCGCGAAGGAAACGGGGGAGCACCGAAGGGAATACCCAGAAGTCAAAGCGAACGTTTACTGGCTGTGTGCAAGGCTCACGTTCAACAGGAACGCGAGCTCCAAGAGAAGTATTACGAAAACCTGTTCGTTACTGTGGAAAAAGTGATGAAAACCTCTCAGTCCAATCAAATAAAGACATTGAGAGTGCTTTTGGAGCGGGAGACTGCAGACGTTATGAGAAAACTTCAGGCTACGAGGCACGGAGAG GTGAAACAGTTGGCAAAGGTCCACAAAGATAAAGCGGAATTAGATCGTATGAAGAGAGAGGTCGCGAAATCAACTGTCGAGAAGGGAGTGAACGAGTGCACACGATTGGCTAAAATTTACGAGAAGAAGCGCACAGAGCTTGAACGGCAACACGAAGAGGTCAAGCAGAGGCTCGAAGAGGAAAGGGCCAAG GTGAAAGCATCCTTGATGGCGGAGTACAGCAGTCGATGTAGCAAGTACGAGAGCGGTGAGTTGTCTTTGTCGCCATCCGGTGGTACCAGTATGCCGGAATCGCTCAGTGGGAATACATATTGA
- the LOC128877616 gene encoding intraflagellar transport protein 57 homolog: MFRDTPKIVIEDGSSPSASYVMYIRMEDLLEKLKLLNYDTEFLSEFKIKAINRNYFVMQTNPGEQFYTFTSLAAWLVRKAGRSFEPPQESDDPNSTIAIILDHLRDLNVSVEFPPNKLKQGSGEHAIYVLDNLADEALKIQKFQWKKVEIPPDEPSNEPEIEEDDAELILEKVEEEMMAEYDEEDEDVLHVDDITKLYGQNFNESQKLDDILQSKTNREEWQLELERVLPQLKVTVKTDSRDWRSHIDQMKQFHTNISTNLTGTKSQLDKLHIDISNTLDKIKTRESYLNRQLEPILKEYQTLQEELSKIKEQYRDVSGGVTERTRVFNKMSEELEHVKKEMDERGSSMTDGTPLINIKKTITKMKNEISEMNVRIGVLEYSLMCARIRDRTQLQEDMNNTNSIAIT, encoded by the exons ATGTTTCGAGACACACCAAAGATTGTTATAGAAGATGGATCTTCCCCATCTGCTTCCTATGTTATGTATATCAGAATGGAAGATTTATTAGAGAAGTTGAAGTTGTTAAATTATGATACAGAATTCTTatcagaatttaaaataaaagctaTAAATAG gaattattttgtaatgcaGACAAATCCAGGAgaacaattttatacttttacatCTTTAGCTGCGTGGTTAGTCAGGAAAGCAGGCAGAAGTTTCGAGCCTCCTCAAGAGTCTGATGATCCTAATTCCACGATAGCTATAATATTAGATCATTTGAGAGACCTTAATGTATCTGTTGAATTTCCACCTAATAAACTCAAGCAAGGCAGTGGAGAGCATGCTATTTATGTTTTGGATAATTTAGCAGATGAAGCActgaagatacaaaaatttcagtggaaaaa agtagAAATACCACCTGATGAACCAAGTAACGAACCAGAAATAGAGGAGGATGatgcagaattaattttggaaaaagtggAAGAAGAAATGATGGCTGAATATGACGAAGAGGATGAAGATGTTTTACATGTTGATGATATTACGAAACTTTACGGGCAGAATTTT AATGAATCACAAAAACTTGATGATATTTTGCAATCTAAAACAAACAGAGAGGAGTGGCAGTTGGAACTGGAAAGAGTTTTACCTCAATTAAAAGTAACAGTCAAAACAG atTCAAGAGACTGGAGATCGCACATAGATCAAATGAAGCAATTCCATACAAATATATCAACAAATCTTACTGGAACTAAAAGTCAATTAGATAAGTTACATATTGATATATCAAATACtctggataaaataaaaacaagagaATCGTATTTAAATAGACAACTTGAACCTATCTTAAAAGAGTACCAAACACTTCAAGAAGAATTGTCGAAAATTAAAGAGCAATATCGCGATGTTAGCGGGGGTGTAACGGAAAGAACaagagtttttaataaaatgtcagAGGAATTAGAACacgtgaaaaaagaaatggatgAAAGAGGATCGAGCATGACAGACGGAA CTCcgcttataaatataaaaaagacgattaccaaaatgaaaaatgaaatctctGAAATGAATGTTAGAATCGGAGTATTAGAATACAGTCTAATGTGTGCGAGAATACGAGATCGTACACAGTTACAAGAAGATATGAACAATACGAACAGTATCGCGATAACTTGA
- the LOC128877618 gene encoding protein cornichon homolog 4 — MCLLSEPLLFVLALFDTGSVLFVLVYFVITLSDLECDYLNAQQCCSNLNSWVVPKLVAHTFLEILLLTHGQLILCLVNLPMTLWLLFEYFGVPSGNMGVYDPTEIHNRGQLKRHTRDCMIYLGYYLIFFFIYLYCMIIALLKGDPINRNEADMIETNM; from the exons ATGTGTCTATTATCCGAGCCGTTGTTGTTCGTACTAGCTTTATTCGACACCGGTTCGGTACTTTTCGTTCTGGTGTATTTC GTTATAACTTTATCAGATTTAGAATGTGACTATTTGAATGCTCAACAGTGTTGTTCGAATTTAAACTCG tGGGTGGTACCAAAGCTCGTAGCACATACATTCTTAGAAATCTTATTATTAACCCATGGTCAATTGATATTGTGCTTGGTAAATTTGCCAATGACTCTGTGGTtactgtttgaatattttggaGTACCCAGTGGTAACATGGGAGTTTATGATCCCACAGAGATTCACAATCGTGGGCAATTGAAGAGGCACACAAGAGATTGCATGATTTATCTTGGATACTAtcttatattcttttttatttatctgtatTG CATGATCATTGCATTATTAAAAGGAGATCCGATCAATAGGAATGAAGCAGATATGATTGAGACAAATATGTGA